From Sander vitreus isolate 19-12246 chromosome 5, sanVit1, whole genome shotgun sequence:
TAAGCAAAGCAGTCCTATTATTTGTTTGGACCCAGTGGTGTCGGCTCTACCAACTTATAAATAGAAGGTTGACACGGCTGAACCTCTGAAATGGtagataaaaacaaacacacatgcaagcaaGATAAAGATCTGTGCCCTCGTGGTCACTGCTGGATACTAATATTAGGTCAGTATTTGATATAGACTAATAATaagatttgaaaataaatgtggtTGATGCTCACAAATTAAGTAACAGTGGGAATACGAATGAATACCGATGTAGTTATAATAATCATTGACTTTAATAGGACATCATTTTCAGTTGTGCCTGGGCAAACAATAAAGAACTTCCGGTAGacgctttcaaaataaaaacgcTATGACCACCGTGTGTTGCAgcgttgttgtgtttttaagcaATTCAAACCGCTACAAAATAATATAAAGAGAAGGATAATACTGAATGGGGGCTCTGTAACGAATAAAACTACAATTGTAGTGCTTGACCGATGTCCTTTTTTGCAGCATGCGCAGTAAGTTAAGCTAACGTTTTGCTATCggcttaacgttagctaggctAATGTAATGGTTATGCATAATGTCACAATGCAGGGGTCGCTCTAAATGACCACTATTCCATAACAAATAGCGTATCCGACATTTTGACAGCATACAGTGTTGAAGTAGGAATTAAATTTTAACCTAAATACTGTCACATTGTTGCTGTCCTGTACCGTGCCCCACCCCCGTCACTCAGTCTGATGCAGTCAAAGCAAATGTAACTTTACTGCGTTTGTTGGTACGCACTTATAATACATGTAGACTGAAAAGCAATAGACTCACCGCGGCCTTGACAAAAACACCCAACATCTTGTTAAACAGCCACGTTAAAGTATTTGGTTGTCCCGGGAATATAGATGGGAAACCTTAGGGCAGTCATGTCTTGTCTCAAGGACAAGCACCGTGCAGGCTCTCTCAGCTATCCGCCCCCCTTGGATCCACCGAGCAAAGACAACTGCGAGCTCTCCGCTAAAATTCCTGTTTATCCAAGTGGAGTTTGGTACGTTGGTAGGCTACACTGACACTACACACTGCCGTTTCAAAATCTATTTAACACTACATCTTTCAGCAATAATAAGCTGCCTCATTTCATGatcctatttattttattagaataaATTATAAAGCCCAGTGATCCATGAAAACCATATGcccaaataaattattattaccaAACCAATATGTATTACTAGCCTATGTTATGGCAGCGTCATCAATTATAGATGATAATATCCCACAAGACTGGTAAAATAATAGcaatggaaaaaaacaatacaaggtCACTATGTATGACAAACCCACTCTTGAGCACACTTAACAAGTGCATAATTCATCAAGAGTTGAAGTTGCGATTTAAAGCCAATACatcagtgtttttaaatgttgtcaGTTTTATTGATTAATGAAAGCAGGCCCtgatataaataatacatttaggTACAGAATGATATGCTGCCTGATGCATGAGGCTGTACAGATCTTTACTGGCCACATGATGGAGCTCGTCCAACATCCTTCCACAGAAACAGTGTGAACTCATTTCATCAGGAAATACAAACCAAAGACAGACCCCAGTACCCCCAAATGAATCACCAGAAAATAAGGTTTAAAGAAGAGGTAGGACTACAATTAATTGAAATACTTTGCGAAGAAATGTAATCAGTTGGGCACGAGAAGTGTTACATGTGCAAAAGTATTCCGAAATGAACAGGATTGCTCCATATAATCACAtttcatcaacatttttaaataacagagtagagagagagaattgCAGTCATGGTTTATTTGAAAGCAATACAATAAAACgatacaaagaaaaacaatcatACAAATCAAAATGCTTCGATTGCTCTGGTCCATCCGCTGCCCGTCAATAGTGtatgttttaaacaaattgtcTGAGCGGCGAATATTTGCTCAAGGTCCGTCTGCTGCCAACTCACAAACTCAGATAGTCCACCTGAACCCAACACTGAGATCAGGTTGGAGATGTTTGTGCTGTCCAACTGGTCCGAGTCTGAATGTAAATCGTCATCAGTCCTCATCCTTTTAAAGGGCACTGGTCCAAAGTCTGGCAAATAAAACTCTGGATCAACTATATGATAACTTGTGTCCATCTTTCGCTTTTTAGTGTAGCACTGCGCGCCCTGCGGCTGTTTTGACTGTGCGCAACAGTCTGAGTGAAAGTATCCATTCGTGACAGTAGTCACCACATGCGTGTCCAAGTCCAGGACAGTCTTTTGGTTGGCTTGTGCGTTTAGGATAGGTAACTCCCAGGATGATTTGTCCGCACAACTCCAACAGGCTTCCGAAACCATGAGGTCTGAGTCACTTGGTGAAAGCATTGCGCAGGCAGATGCGTCTTGGTGCGGCACCTCTGCAGGCTGGCCGTTGGGCTGGTGCGCTCCGCAGTGCCAAGTGTCCGACTCAACCCCAGTAAAGTTGCAGTAGAAGTCATCGCCCAACTCCGTTAAGCTCCCAGTCAATTCGAAATAGTCTTGCCTTTCACGGACTGCAGATACATCCTCATAGTGATGCGTCCTCTGCGTCTGCGACAAGTTTTTGCTCATATAAAACTGCCTAGCGTTTCTCAGTACGTACGTTACCAGTAAGTTCTTGTGGAGCTTGATGCCTCCTCTCTGCGTCCTGGAGCTTTGGATTTTCCTCAAAGAGATGGAGATCAGATTCTGTGCGTCAAATACACACTCCATCCTCACCCGGGCCACCCGTTCTTTCCTCTCAGTCTCTCAAAACGTTTGTTTCCTCTCTGAAGAAATATGTACGTCTTTAGTTGAGATTCCTACTGGATTCGTGTAGACTGTGTCCATAGCGCTCCATGTCTTCCCAGTAAGGGCATGGATTTGCAACTCTCATCTTTCCTTGTCACGCCCTCACGTAGACATTGTCCAATGGGAGGGAGGAGGTGCTTCTGTTATACGCAAATGTCACTACTAGCCTCATTCAGAATGCACGTAGGAGCGGGCATGCTGCATTTCACTAAATGTGTTCTGAGCTTTAAAAATCTCAGTGCGGACAAAATACATCACAATTATTGTCCATGTAGGAAAAAAGAGAGTAGAATAGAATGTAATAGAAAAAGAGCAGTGGTAGGCTATAGAATAGAATAGTGTAGAGTAGAAAAAGAGGAATAGAATAGAGTAGAACCTAGTTAGtaattacaataaaatacaatgttactACATTAGAGTAATATAATAGCCTATAATATCCTATATGGTTATATACTATAAAAGAACATAGGCTACGAGAGAGTAATAGAATAGACAATGGTATAGAGGAACTGAATAGAATACTAGAGAGTAATGGAACACATAAGTAGTAATCGagtagaataaaacaacatagaAAGAAAGTAATAGAATAGAGTAGAATATAGTAGTTAGTAATTACAATAGAATGGAATAGAGAGTTAAAGATTAGAGTAGAATAAAGCTACGACAGAATAGAGTGGACTAGAGTAAAGAGTGATAGCATAGAGACAGCAGTTAGtaattacaaacaaaataaaatatacagaGAGTGACAGAATAGAATATCCCTGAGAGTAATAGACTATAATAAAACATACTAGAGTATAATAGAATACAATAGAGTAGAAAAGAG
This genomic window contains:
- the LOC144517911 gene encoding immediate early response gene 5-like protein is translated as MECVFDAQNLISISLRKIQSSRTQRGGIKLHKNLLVTYVLRNARQFYMSKNLSQTQRTHHYEDVSAVRERQDYFELTGSLTELGDDFYCNFTGVESDTWHCGAHQPNGQPAEVPHQDASACAMLSPSDSDLMVSEACWSCADKSSWELPILNAQANQKTVLDLDTHVVTTVTNGYFHSDCCAQSKQPQGAQCYTKKRKMDTSYHIVDPEFYLPDFGPVPFKRMRTDDDLHSDSDQLDSTNISNLISVLGSGGLSEFVSWQQTDLEQIFAAQTICLKHTLLTGSGWTRAIEAF